The genomic segment CATCACATCATTTTTTATCACCAACCAATTGACCCTACCCCAAGGTAAGTGCATACTTGCAATTGTTATATTATAACATATCAATTAAGAGGTGATCATGCAGGTATTAAGTTCTCTACGTTCCGCCAAACAGCGCCACCCGGACTGTAAAGTGGTGCGCCGCCGGGGCAAGATTTACGTAATATGCAAAACCAATCCACGATTTAAAGCGGTACAGGGTGGAAAGAAAAAGCGTTAACCCTTATTCAAAGCAATTTAGTCACAAGCACTCTCCCAGTGAGTGCTTACTAACAATTCATCTTGATTGATTTGCTTTTCAGATTATCGGCATCAAATACCGGGAAAAATAAATATCCTTAATAATCATTCAAATATCTTTATCCCCTTTTATTAAGTTAGTGACTACTAACATATTCAGTGTCTACACCACCGCTTATTGCTCATTTATTAACCTCACTCAACACAATTCGTGTTTAATCTGTTCACATAACGCTCTATTGTTAATGCCAACAGGCTATTTACAATGCTTAAAAACGATCTGTTAGCGGGAGGATGTCGCAATGTTGGCTGGATTAGAACAAAGAAAATGCAAAGTTAATCATATAGATATTAGTTATCGCACCACCGGTCAGGGGCCTGCATTGTTGATGCTTCATGGCCATCCCCAAACCCATATGATGTGGCATAAAGTGGCTCCGGCTCTGGCACAGCACTTTACCATTGTAACGGCCGATCTGCGTGGATACGGAGACAGCGATAAGCCGGTGTCTCCACCGGGTCAGAGCCTCTATTCCAAGCGCCTGATGGCTCAGGACATGCGTGAACTGATGAATCAACTGGGGTTCTCACAATTCTATGTGCTGGCACATGACAGAGGTGCGCGTGTAGCCCACCGTCTGGCACTGGATCACGCAGATGCGGTATCAGGAATGGTTCTGCTGGATATTGCCCCAACGCTGGCCATGTACCGCCAAACCAATGAAAAATTTGCCCGCGCCTATTGGCACTGGTTTACGCTGATTCGCCCTACCCCTTTCCCGGAAAAATTAATCGAAAGCGATCCCTTACTTTATCTGCACAGCGTAATGGGGGTTCGCAGCGCGGGTATGGCGCCATTTACCCCACAAGCACTGGCTGAATATCAACGCTGCCTGAGCCTTCCCGGTGGGGCCTACGGCGTTTGTGAAGACTATCGGGCCAGCGCCGGTATCGATCTGGAGCACGACCAGCACGATCTGGATCGAGGGCACCACGTTACCTGTCCGATGCTGGCACTGTGGGGACAACATGGCGCAATAGAGCAATGTTTTGATGCGCTGACGGAATGGAAGAAAGTCGCCACCAATGTTCAGGGAAAAGCCATGCCATCCGGCCATTATATAGCTGAAGAGGTGCCTGAGCTGCTCACCAGAGAAGTAATGGATTTTTTTACCTCCATTCGCTAATGCCAACCAGACAACGAACCAAGAGAATAACATCATGGCTTGTGCAAAAACCTTATATCGAAAACTGATTGATTCCCATACCGTCCGTGAGCTGGACGATCAGGGCAATGTGCTGCTGTATATTGACCGTTCCATACTGAATGAATACACCAGTCCGCAGGCATTCAGCGGACTAAGAGAGAAAAACCGCAAGGCATGGCGACCTGAAAGCGTCTTGCTGAATGTAGACCACGTAAACCCTACCCGCCCGGTGCGCGATAACAAAATGACCGATCCCGGCGGTCAGTTACAGGTGGACTATTTTCGCGAAAACAGTCGCGATTTTGGTATCGAACTGTTTGATGTTTTAGATACCCGTCAGGGTATCGAGCATGTGGTCGCCCCCGAACAGGGATTTATATTGCCGGGTATGGTGATCGCTGCCGGAGACAGCCACACCACCACCTACGGAGCCCTTGGCGCCTTTGGCTTTGGTATCGGTACTTCTGAGATTGAACATTTTCTGGCAACCCAAACGTTGGTTTACAAACGTCTGAAAACCATGCGGGTTAAGGTTATCGGTAAACTCGGTTCGTCAGTCACCGCCAAAGATATCATTATGTTACTGATTCAGAAGATTGGGGCTTCCGGCGCTACCGGTTTTGCCATCGAATTTACCGGCCCGGTGATTACTCAACTCAGCGTTGAAGGTCGAATGACCATCTGTAATATGGCGGTGGAAGCCGGTGCTCGCGGGGCCTTTATGGCGCCGGATGAAAAGGTGTATCACTATTTGCAGGATAAGCCCCGCGCGCCAAAAGGCGAAATGTGGGAGCTGGCGCTGCAATCATGGCAAAACTTATCTACCGATGAGGGAGCAGAATTCGACCGGGAAGTAGAACTGAATTGCGATACCCTCGAACCTATGGTGACCTGGGGTATCAGCCCGGATCAGGCCGATAATATCAGCGGCAAACTGCCCGACCCTGTAAACGAAAAAGATCCTCAGAAGCGTCTGGCACAGGAAAAAGCCCTGGCCTATATGGCGCTGAAACCCGGTATGCGTTTAACCGATATTCAAATTTCTCACGCCTTTATTGGTTCCTGCACTAACGGGAGAATTGAAGACCTGCGTCTGGCGGCAGAAGTGCTGAAAGGTAAGAAAATCGCTTCACACGTCAGAGGGATGATAATTCCCGGCTCAACCCTGGTACGGCAGCAGGCGGAGCAGGAAGGCCTGGCGAAGATCTTTATCGATGCAGGATTTGAGTGGCGTCAGTCCGGCTGTTCCATGTGTCTGGCAATGAATGAAGACGTACTGGAACCCGGCGATCGCTGTGCCTCCAGTACCAACCGTAACTTTGCCGGTCGGCAGGGTGCCGGCTCCCGTACCCATTTAATGAGCCCGGCTATGGTCGCCGCGGCAGCTATCGCCGGGCATCTGACGGATGTGCGCTCAATCAACGGTGGAGAACAATAATGCAAACGTTCACAGTGGTTACAGGGAAAGTGGCACCGATGATGGATGCCAATATCGATACCGATGTCATTATGCCAAAGCAGTTTTTAAAAGGCATCGATCGTCAAAATCTGGATCGTGGCCTGTTTTTCGATCTGCGCCTGCTATCAGACGGTCAACCCAATCCTGAGTTCATTCTTAACCGTCCGCCGTGGCGCGACAGCGCATTTATGGTGGTTGGCCCTAACTTTGGCTGTGGTTCCAGCCGTGAGCATGCGGTGTGGGGCTTACAGCAAACCGGCATTCGCGCCCTGATTGGCACCTCATTTGCCGGAATCTTTGCGGATAACTGCCAGCGCAACGGCGTATTACTGATTTGCCTGACGCCCGAACAGGTTGCAGAAGTGGCCGCCGTCGCCGCTCAGCCGCATCACAACACCGTCAGCATTGATTTATCGCTACAGCAAATTCAGTTGGACGATGGACGCACTATTGGCTTTCAACTGGATGAACGCAACAGACAGGCACTCATGAAAGGATTGGATGCCATTGGGGTAACAATGGAATATGAGGGAGAAATCAGGGAGTTCGAAGAACAATACAGGGAAAGAAATCTTTGGGTGCAAATACCCCGCCCTGAAAATTAGTCATTAATATATTATTAAATATTGATCCCATTTCAATGACTAACCATATAACGTTTACGCTGAAGAATGGTAGAGAGGCGTTAAAATAAACGCCTCTCTATTCCCCACTTCCTGCACTTCCTGCACTTCCTGCACTTCCTGCACTTCCTGCACTTCCTGCATTGAAGCCTAATCATGTTGAGCTTGAAGGCGAGCTTTGACGTTTCAAACACAGCAATCCAACCCCCCCCTTTGTACCTTGATTAGAATAACTACGGCCTTTACCTGCTGATTTTCATTTCTGCCCGATGAAGCAAAAGCATTGCATTTTCATATATTATATATTATATATGATTTGCCGATGCCAATCAGAGGATAAAAAAATGAGAGAGTTGGGCATTACCTATGAAGAGGTTTATGACCTCCTTCACCAAGCCTGTACCACGATTTCTCCTGATGTGCTCTACCTCATGAGAAATGCGGTGGAGCAAGAAAGCTACCCGGAAGCCAAAGTATTTTTACAAACGATGATAGATAACGTCGCTCAGGCAACTGAAAAAGATAAGCCTGTGTGTCAGTCTCCTGGCTACCCCACCGTTTGGATCCGTTTTGGTGAAGCATTCGATATGGATCCGTTATTAAGCTATCTGCCCAAGGCGTTAACCGAAGCGACCAAAGCAGGCTTAATTCGCCCCAGTATTGTTCATCCACTGACTCGTCATAATCCTGGCGACAGTACCGGTGAAGGGGTGCCAAATATTGAACTGCAACATGTATCTGGTCAGGAATATGTAGAAATCATCATGAGTGCCAAAGGATGCGGTGCCGAGCTGGGTAACGTATCAAAAATTTTGACGCCAGCGACGCTGGGTAAAAACTACAGTGGATTAAAACGACTGGTGTTGGATACGGTCATTAATGCCGGTGGATTCCCCTGCCCACCTTCCGCTATTGGTATTGGTCTCGGTGGACAAATGGATGTTAGCGCCAAACTGAGCCGCGAAGCAATTAGTACCCGTAGCTGGCTGGATCACAACCCCGACCCATTGCTGGATCAACTGGAACAAGAATTACTGGAAGATATCAACCAGCTGGGCATTGGCCCTGCGGGAATTGGTGGAAAAACAACAACGTTGGCAGTGAAAATAGCCGGTGCCGCCACTCACACCGCTATTTGCCCGGTCACTATCAATTTTCACTGCTGGGTCGCCCGTCGATTTGGCGTTCGTATTTACCCGGACGGCAAACGTGAAATGCTCTTTCAGGTGAAGGAATAATTATGGCCATTTATGAACTAACCATACCCTTACAAGATACTGACATTGAGCAGCTTAATGTTGGTGATGCAGTGTACCTGACCGGCACTGTTTGTACCGCCAGAGATATGGCCCATCTTAACATGCGTGAACTGGTTGATAATCACCATCCGCTGCCAGAAAACCTTCAGGGCGGAGTTATCTTTCACGCAGGGCCGGTGATGGTGAAAGATGCACAAGACCATTGGCAGCTTCGGGTCATTGGTCCCACAACCTCAATTCGCATGGAGCCTCACGCTGAGTTTATCGGTCAGCAGGGTATTAAACTGATTATCGGTAAAGGTGGAATGGCAGAAGGTAGCTTAGCGGCCTTTAAAAAACACAAACAGGCGTATTTACAAGCCGCTCCTGGTTGTGCCGTCGTGCTGGCCGAAGGCGTCAGCAAGGTTAAAGCCGTTCATTGGCTGGAAAATGGAATGCCGGAAGCGATGTGGGTCATGGAGACTGAGCGTTTCGGGCCATTTATCGTCACGATGGACTGTAAAGGCAACAGCCGTTATGACACAGTGAAGGCTCACGCTAAAGAAAAAGCGGACGCCATCATGAAAGAAAAAAGCTAAATTCGTTAAGTCTGGTTCTTCAGCCATAACAAAGACAGCGTGAACGCCTTTGTTATGGCTGGTCGTTATCTTGCTCTTTAAGCAGATTAGAAAAATAATTGTTAAGTTTATCGTAAGAGCGGCTCTTGTGTTTAAGCATCAGCTCTGCCATCTCTTTTCCTTTCTTTTCCGCAATCAGCTGAATCATCTCCCGATGCTCTTGTAATGACATGTCAACAACGTCAGGGAACAGATCGAAGATGGTCTTAGTACGTCGCTCATTGCTCAAAAGCTCACTCAGTAGCTTTTTTAAATAAGTATTATCGCTTGCTTCAACGATCAGTTGGTGAAACTCACGGTTAGCATTAGAGTAATCGGTGTAATTATGTTCCTGCGCCATATGTACGCTTTTCTCATATACTTTCTCGAGCTCATCAACTAACTCTGGCGTCGAATTTTCTGCGGCCAGTCTGGCGGCCAGAGGCTCAAGGGTTTTGCGGATTTCCAACATATCCTGCATTTCCTTAACGGAAAGCCTCTTCACCCGAGACCCCTTATGAGGACTCATTTCAATCAGATCTTCAGCGGCCAATTCCTTTAACGCTTCGCGAACAGGAATATCACTGCTGTCATACATACCTGCCAGTTGGTGAATAACCAGACGGGTATCTGCCTTCAGCTCACCTGACAGAATCCGATGTTTTAGATCAAAGTAGATCGTCTTCGCTTTTGTTTTCATTTTTATTGAGACCAAACGTCAAGTGTCAAACAGCGAAAACCGCTGTGTATAAGCATGATTTTACTCAATAGACGGGGAAAAGAGTAGAATACTTTTTCTTTTATGAGGTTAGCGCATGTGATGAATGCGTCAAGAAATACTTTCGGCCTCATATTTCTGACACGACCCTGCAATAGCATCCATTTATATCTTATATATTAAGCATGATTATCAACGCATAACCTGTTTACAGGCGTTCTTGTGAACAGGTTATAAGTTTGAGTGAAAACGAGATTTTTGTTACTGAAGGGATAGCGGAATATCAGCAAAACAGTGCTCAATACAATAAATCATTCTTTTTATATTGAGCACCTGATGGATTAACGCTGGTTAAATTTTTCTCAAATAACTCAACAGCGGTACAATTTCCGCGCTTTGGTCCATGTGTTTAATGAACGCCAGCACCTCTTCCGACGCCTGCCGATCTACGTTATGCGTCAAGTTGAGAAACTTTTTCTCCAACATTGCGAAATCCGCAACATCAGTGGAGTCCATGACTTCGCATTGATAGACTTGCCCATCCTCCATAAAGACAGTGACATGCGCCTGTCGTTTAGGGAAGCGTGCCGTCGCCAGCTCAGATTCAACAACCTCAATTTTTTTCGCCAATTCCAGCACATCCGGGGCTTGTAATACTTCGGGTTGGAATTCGGCTAACGAGACCTGACCAAACAGCATGGCTACCGCCATACAGTATGGTAGCGAAAACTTGGCTTCATCCTCATTTTTCACTTTCAGCGCCGCCGTCAGGGATACTGAAATACGGTAAGTTTCTACCTTAATACCGATTATTTTTTTCACATCGGGCGCATATTCTTTCATCAGGCTAAATATGGCGTCCAACGGCGAGTTCGTGTGACCACAGGACGCGTAGACCTTATAAAATGCCGTATCGGACAGCAGTTCTGACGCAGAGAGGCGATCAAAGTAGGCTAAAGAGTCCGCATCGCTGGTCGCCATTACATATCCTTTTTCTCCCATCATTGCCGACGGTGATCCGGTAAATCCTTCTTTCGCCAACAGCGCAGCATAAACACCATTTTGGCAGGCATGTCCCACATTTAACGCTTTGGCGTGTGAACCAAATGATGCCACCAATCCACTGGCTAACGTTGCTGAGATACCCAACGCGTTACAGGTTTGCTCTGGCGTGAGCTGCATTAATGATGCCGCCGTGGCGGTAGCCGCAAAGGTCCCGCAGGTACCCGTGGTGTGCCAATAAGCATAATGTGAAGGATTGACTGTCTGCCCCAGGCGAATATAAACATCGTAGCCAATAATCAGCGCTTTCAGAAACGCCTGGCCGCTGACATTCAGTGATTCACCTAATGCCAACGCAACGGGTAAGGTTACTGAACCCGGATGACCTATCGCCTTACGATGACCATCATCCAGTTCAGATACATGACCAATGACACCGTTTACCATCGCCGCCATCGCTGCGGGATAACGCGCTCCAGTGCCGATAACCGTCGCCTCTTCCAATCCGCCAGAACCCGTAAAAACACGACGAGCGATGTCGGATTGCGGATAGTGCACTCCTGCCACCGCACAACCCAGCCAGTCAATTACTCGATACTTCATGTCCGTCATCAGCCGCTCTGCTATCGATTCGTCACGACAATCAACAATAAAATCGGCTAATTTTTTCTGAACATCTTTTCCCATGATCTCCCCCCTTGATCAGGAGGCTACGACGCGTTTAACGCGCCGCGGCCTCCTGAGTGGTGGTATTAATGAAACGTGGTTCAAGGCAACACGACAGTAAAGGTCAATATAAAATTGACTAACATACATAAGATGAGCTGAATCGCGTTGCGTTTGACAATTTGAAACGGCGAAACACCGGCAATACCAGCAACAGCCACAATCGCACCGGTTACCGGTGATAATGTGCGACCAAAACCCGTCATGGTTTGCAGTGGCAACAACATAGCGGCAGATGGCACACCCATTTTCGCGGCAATAGCGGGAATCAGCGAAGCAAATGAAAAGAATGGGGCATTACCTGAACCCATCAGGAAAGCAACGGCACCGATGATCAGACTCATCAGAATAATCATAAAGCCAGCACCCAGTCCTGCACCTTCTACACCCGTAATCAGTGATTCGACAGCACCGATAGCGATAAGCCCCTCACCGAACACCTGACCGGCAATAATCAGCGCCACAACGATGGTCAACTGTTTTCCCAGACCTTCAAAGAAAGACTTCATGCCGTTAAGCACTTCAAGCGTGTTACGGTTACGGATGAACTCAAATAGCATGGCAACCAGCGTACTGAGCACAATCGCTGAAGGCACACCGACTTTGATATCGATACCGAACTGACCAAGCACCACTGGATTGAAAAGCAACAGAATAACCAGCGGTACGATCGGCAGCAGCGCGTAAATCTTCGGTACTTGGGCCACCTGCCCTTCCTGCTCCTGACGAAACCGCGCCTGCAAGATCAAATCCTCTGGGTCTGGCCCTTCACGACGTTCCCAGAAGCGCTGTACGAAGTAGTGAGAAACCAGCATCGTCGCCAACAGGGGAAAGTAGATCATCATTTGCCAGCTAAGGAAATACTCCGCCCACTCAATACCTGAGATCTTGGCCGCCAGCAGACAGTTGGCCGATCCGGGTCCTAAATCAAAGAATCGACTAGAGCCAATGATAGCCACCGCAGTCAGTCGAGACACGCCTGCGCGGATCATGACGGGATACAACGTCACCATCAGCATCAACGCTAATCCTGATGCACTCGGGATAGCCATACCGATGATTTGAGAAACAACAAACCCCATACATGCCAGTAAATAAGGCGATTTGATATACTTCAACGGGCCACCAACAACGGCATATAGCGCCTGACCCGCATTCAGCGTATCCATGTAGCGAGAAAATCCCCCCATCGCCATAATGGCTAACCCCAACCCACCGAGGTTACTGGACATAATATTTTGAACGACCTGAAAAATATCAAAAAAACCACTACCCGTTGATTTTTTCAGCGTTAATCCCGGGCCGAGATCGAGCATTACTGATGTTCCTAACAAGAACACGCCGGCGATCAACAGCACCGCCGTCGCATATCCTTTTCTTGCTATCATCCAGGCGACCCACCCGATAACAACAAGTGATATTGTTAATCCCATACTTTGACTCCTCACGAAACCAATGGCTTCGCGCAAATAACCCACTATCAATATTCGGGAGGTATTAACACCCTGGACTTTGCCTCCCTCATCAGGGCTACCGCTGTTCTTTTATTATTTATTCATGATGAAGCACTGACCTGAATGTGTTGTTGTTAATCGTCAAACTTGCTGGCGAATGTCATAACAACGACATATCGCCAATCGACATTTTTCTTACTCACATCAGGTATGTTCAACACTCACTAAAGGCGGTGCCCTTCGGTAATAGTTGCTGATTACTTCACGGTCTCTTTTGGTGACTCAGCAATTGATTTATCTGTCAATTCCTGACCAATTCCCGGCAGATCGGGAACACTGTACTGACCATTTTCCGGTAAATAGTCGTACTTACAGGTCGCACGATTGCCATCTAACAAGGAGTAGCGGTGCAGCTCGTGAATACCGAAATTAGGGATCGCACACTCCAGTTGAAGCGACGCCGCCGTCATAATCGGACCGCCGCAAACATGGATTTGGCAGGTGGTATCGTAGATATGGCCCATATCACAAATCTTCTTCGCTTCACTGAAGCCACCACAAGTACCGAGATCGGGCTGAATCAAATCAATAATGTGTTCTTCAAAGAAGGGACGGAAGCCCCAGCGAGTATAAATACGCTCACCGGCAGCGATAGGAATATTGACGTTTTGCTTCACTTCTTTCAGCTGCCCCGGATTCAGGTTCATCACAGGTTCTTCATAGGCAGAAATGCGGAGCTCTTCAATCATCCGACCAAAGCGAATTGCAGAAGCCGTATCAGTTAATGCGTGAGCTTCTACGATGATATCAATATCATCACCAATCGCGTCACGGATAGCCTTAAGGCGCTTATAACCTACCTTCAGTTCACGGTCGCTAAATACACCGTACAGGTTACTTTTCTTCACGCCGCCCTGTTCGTTAATCTCATTAACATCAACTTTAATCGCATCATAACCATCAGCCACTGCCTGTTCTGCCGCCGCCGCATACTGTTCCGGCGTGGTCAGGATCTCTTTCTTCTCTGCATCTCCCCAGCCAAACTGTAACT from the Limnobaculum zhutongyuii genome contains:
- the ykgO gene encoding type B 50S ribosomal protein L36, with product MQVLSSLRSAKQRHPDCKVVRRRGKIYVICKTNPRFKAVQGGKKKR
- a CDS encoding alpha/beta fold hydrolase, which codes for MLAGLEQRKCKVNHIDISYRTTGQGPALLMLHGHPQTHMMWHKVAPALAQHFTIVTADLRGYGDSDKPVSPPGQSLYSKRLMAQDMRELMNQLGFSQFYVLAHDRGARVAHRLALDHADAVSGMVLLDIAPTLAMYRQTNEKFARAYWHWFTLIRPTPFPEKLIESDPLLYLHSVMGVRSAGMAPFTPQALAEYQRCLSLPGGAYGVCEDYRASAGIDLEHDQHDLDRGHHVTCPMLALWGQHGAIEQCFDALTEWKKVATNVQGKAMPSGHYIAEEVPELLTREVMDFFTSIR
- the leuC gene encoding 3-isopropylmalate dehydratase large subunit translates to MACAKTLYRKLIDSHTVRELDDQGNVLLYIDRSILNEYTSPQAFSGLREKNRKAWRPESVLLNVDHVNPTRPVRDNKMTDPGGQLQVDYFRENSRDFGIELFDVLDTRQGIEHVVAPEQGFILPGMVIAAGDSHTTTYGALGAFGFGIGTSEIEHFLATQTLVYKRLKTMRVKVIGKLGSSVTAKDIIMLLIQKIGASGATGFAIEFTGPVITQLSVEGRMTICNMAVEAGARGAFMAPDEKVYHYLQDKPRAPKGEMWELALQSWQNLSTDEGAEFDREVELNCDTLEPMVTWGISPDQADNISGKLPDPVNEKDPQKRLAQEKALAYMALKPGMRLTDIQISHAFIGSCTNGRIEDLRLAAEVLKGKKIASHVRGMIIPGSTLVRQQAEQEGLAKIFIDAGFEWRQSGCSMCLAMNEDVLEPGDRCASSTNRNFAGRQGAGSRTHLMSPAMVAAAAIAGHLTDVRSINGGEQ
- the leuD gene encoding 3-isopropylmalate dehydratase small subunit — its product is MQTFTVVTGKVAPMMDANIDTDVIMPKQFLKGIDRQNLDRGLFFDLRLLSDGQPNPEFILNRPPWRDSAFMVVGPNFGCGSSREHAVWGLQQTGIRALIGTSFAGIFADNCQRNGVLLICLTPEQVAEVAAVAAQPHHNTVSIDLSLQQIQLDDGRTIGFQLDERNRQALMKGLDAIGVTMEYEGEIREFEEQYRERNLWVQIPRPEN
- a CDS encoding fumarate hydratase, whose protein sequence is MRELGITYEEVYDLLHQACTTISPDVLYLMRNAVEQESYPEAKVFLQTMIDNVAQATEKDKPVCQSPGYPTVWIRFGEAFDMDPLLSYLPKALTEATKAGLIRPSIVHPLTRHNPGDSTGEGVPNIELQHVSGQEYVEIIMSAKGCGAELGNVSKILTPATLGKNYSGLKRLVLDTVINAGGFPCPPSAIGIGLGGQMDVSAKLSREAISTRSWLDHNPDPLLDQLEQELLEDINQLGIGPAGIGGKTTTLAVKIAGAATHTAICPVTINFHCWVARRFGVRIYPDGKREMLFQVKE
- a CDS encoding FumA C-terminus/TtdB family hydratase beta subunit; translation: MAIYELTIPLQDTDIEQLNVGDAVYLTGTVCTARDMAHLNMRELVDNHHPLPENLQGGVIFHAGPVMVKDAQDHWQLRVIGPTTSIRMEPHAEFIGQQGIKLIIGKGGMAEGSLAAFKKHKQAYLQAAPGCAVVLAEGVSKVKAVHWLENGMPEAMWVMETERFGPFIVTMDCKGNSRYDTVKAHAKEKADAIMKEKS
- a CDS encoding GntR family transcriptional regulator, producing MKTKAKTIYFDLKHRILSGELKADTRLVIHQLAGMYDSSDIPVREALKELAAEDLIEMSPHKGSRVKRLSVKEMQDMLEIRKTLEPLAARLAAENSTPELVDELEKVYEKSVHMAQEHNYTDYSNANREFHQLIVEASDNTYLKKLLSELLSNERRTKTIFDLFPDVVDMSLQEHREMIQLIAEKKGKEMAELMLKHKSRSYDKLNNYFSNLLKEQDNDQP
- a CDS encoding MmgE/PrpD family protein; amino-acid sequence: MGKDVQKKLADFIVDCRDESIAERLMTDMKYRVIDWLGCAVAGVHYPQSDIARRVFTGSGGLEEATVIGTGARYPAAMAAMVNGVIGHVSELDDGHRKAIGHPGSVTLPVALALGESLNVSGQAFLKALIIGYDVYIRLGQTVNPSHYAYWHTTGTCGTFAATATAASLMQLTPEQTCNALGISATLASGLVASFGSHAKALNVGHACQNGVYAALLAKEGFTGSPSAMMGEKGYVMATSDADSLAYFDRLSASELLSDTAFYKVYASCGHTNSPLDAIFSLMKEYAPDVKKIIGIKVETYRISVSLTAALKVKNEDEAKFSLPYCMAVAMLFGQVSLAEFQPEVLQAPDVLELAKKIEVVESELATARFPKRQAHVTVFMEDGQVYQCEVMDSTDVADFAMLEKKFLNLTHNVDRQASEEVLAFIKHMDQSAEIVPLLSYLRKI
- the dcuC gene encoding C4-dicarboxylate transporter DcuC, yielding MGLTISLVVIGWVAWMIARKGYATAVLLIAGVFLLGTSVMLDLGPGLTLKKSTGSGFFDIFQVVQNIMSSNLGGLGLAIMAMGGFSRYMDTLNAGQALYAVVGGPLKYIKSPYLLACMGFVVSQIIGMAIPSASGLALMLMVTLYPVMIRAGVSRLTAVAIIGSSRFFDLGPGSANCLLAAKISGIEWAEYFLSWQMMIYFPLLATMLVSHYFVQRFWERREGPDPEDLILQARFRQEQEGQVAQVPKIYALLPIVPLVILLLFNPVVLGQFGIDIKVGVPSAIVLSTLVAMLFEFIRNRNTLEVLNGMKSFFEGLGKQLTIVVALIIAGQVFGEGLIAIGAVESLITGVEGAGLGAGFMIILMSLIIGAVAFLMGSGNAPFFSFASLIPAIAAKMGVPSAAMLLPLQTMTGFGRTLSPVTGAIVAVAGIAGVSPFQIVKRNAIQLILCMLVNFILTFTVVLP
- a CDS encoding mandelate racemase/muconate lactonizing enzyme family protein, with product MKIVSVDIIDVKNPLQSAVAKWRPIVVRINTDEGISGFGEVGMAYGVGASAGFGMAKDLASIIIGMDPMETEKIWDKMQKKTFWGQGGGTVVSAGMSAIDVALWDIKGKALNVPCYQLLGGKCRDTLRTYASQLQFGWGDAEKKEILTTPEQYAAAAEQAVADGYDAIKVDVNEINEQGGVKKSNLYGVFSDRELKVGYKRLKAIRDAIGDDIDIIVEAHALTDTASAIRFGRMIEELRISAYEEPVMNLNPGQLKEVKQNVNIPIAAGERIYTRWGFRPFFEEHIIDLIQPDLGTCGGFSEAKKICDMGHIYDTTCQIHVCGGPIMTAASLQLECAIPNFGIHELHRYSLLDGNRATCKYDYLPENGQYSVPDLPGIGQELTDKSIAESPKETVK